In a single window of the Arthrobacter zhangbolii genome:
- the yidD gene encoding membrane protein insertion efficiency factor YidD yields MRDSGSYPLRALIAVARFLWNLPRTVLIGLLITYRRLVSPLYGPVCRFFPSCSAYALEAVTVHGAVKGSWLAFRRLIRCHPWNSGGVDHVPEGHRIWDTKKVPRIIVLNHPVIPADEDSRSAA; encoded by the coding sequence ATGAGGGACTCCGGATCGTATCCGTTGAGGGCCTTGATCGCCGTTGCCCGTTTTCTGTGGAATCTTCCACGGACGGTCCTGATTGGCCTCCTCATCACCTACCGCAGGCTTGTGTCGCCGCTCTACGGCCCGGTCTGCCGATTCTTTCCCTCATGTTCCGCCTATGCCCTCGAAGCAGTCACCGTGCATGGAGCCGTTAAGGGTTCCTGGCTGGCTTTCCGACGGCTGATCCGCTGCCATCCCTGGAACAGCGGCGGCGTGGACCACGTACCTGAGGGACACCGGATTTGGGACACGAAGAAGGTCCCGAGGATCATTGTGCTGAATCACCCCGTGATTCCAGCCGACGAAGACAGCCGCTCGGCGGCCTGA